The DNA segment CCGCAGACTGAGCAAGAAAAGCCATCTCATCATCTGTAAGAGGGCGGGCTTTCTTCATTGGGTTACCAACATATAGATAGCCAGACTCTAACGTCTTATTTGGTGGTACTAAAGTTCCTGCGCCAATAAACACATTATCTTGCACAATAGCACCATCCATAATAATAGCTCCCATACCTACGAGAATACGTGAACCTAAGGTACAGCCATGCAACATTACCTTGTGGCCGATAGTGACATCATCGCCAATAATTAACGGATTACCTGTTGGATTCTTTTCGCTGATACGAGTTACGTGCAACACACTACCATCTTGTATATTAGAACGATCACCAATGCGGATATAATTCACATCGCCGCGAATCGCCACAAATGGCCAAACGCTACAATCATCTCCTAATACGACATCGCCGCAAATTACCGTATTGTTATCTATATAGTTACGCTTACCTAAGGTTGGAAATACACCTTTAAAAGCAGTTAAGTTCGTTGACATAATTTATCGTTTTCCATTCTTTTAGTCTTAATAAGCCGATAATAGCCTAAAAATGACTAATAATCTTACGAATTGTACGAAGTATATTCATCTAAACAGAAAGTTATAAAAAGTTATTGCGCTTAAAATTATTCACCCT comes from the Psychrobium sp. MM17-31 genome and includes:
- a CDS encoding gamma carbonic anhydrase family protein, whose product is MSTNLTAFKGVFPTLGKRNYIDNNTVICGDVVLGDDCSVWPFVAIRGDVNYIRIGDRSNIQDGSVLHVTRISEKNPTGNPLIIGDDVTIGHKVMLHGCTLGSRILVGMGAIIMDGAIVQDNVFIGAGTLVPPNKTLESGYLYVGNPMKKARPLTDDEMAFLAQSAVNYVTLKDDYLAQLD